One Megasphaera elsdenii DSM 20460 genomic window carries:
- a CDS encoding phage holin family protein, translated as MIEAVINFFREMAPAGPEIEWGAAVSCGGTIFSYLVGWNTVIEALLVAMAIDYITGILAAYINPNMQLNSQRGFKGICKKIVILLLVALAHELDRATGQPAVQSLVAWFFLGNEGLSIIENAAKAGLPVPARLKDTLEQLTNKKEERK; from the coding sequence ATGATAGAAGCAGTAATCAATTTTTTTCGCGAGATGGCCCCGGCAGGGCCCGAAATAGAGTGGGGAGCAGCAGTATCATGCGGTGGAACCATTTTTTCATATCTGGTTGGATGGAATACGGTAATAGAAGCATTATTAGTGGCCATGGCCATTGATTATATTACTGGAATTTTGGCGGCATATATCAATCCCAATATGCAGCTCAATAGTCAACGCGGATTCAAGGGAATATGTAAAAAAATCGTGATACTGTTGCTTGTCGCATTGGCACACGAATTAGATCGGGCAACTGGACAGCCGGCTGTCCAATCGCTAGTTGCGTGGTTTTTTTTGGGAAATGAGGGTTTATCAATTATTGAAAATGCGGCAAAAGCCGGTTTACCGGTGCCCGCCAGATTAAAAGATACATTAGAACAATTGACCAACAAAAAGGAGGAACGAAAATGA
- the avd gene encoding diversity-generating retroelement protein Avd, protein MTKSADFMDELYDAVVQYPKSEKFALGADTKDSFMRFYRLIIAAAKKYYKKTTLHDADVELFVLKHFIRMGFERRYMSIKRYERLCAYIEEIGKMLGGWIKAAEKR, encoded by the coding sequence TTGACGAAATCCGCGGACTTTATGGACGAGCTTTATGACGCGGTCGTGCAATATCCGAAGTCGGAGAAGTTCGCGCTCGGCGCGGATACAAAGGACAGCTTCATGCGGTTCTACCGGCTGATTATTGCAGCGGCAAAGAAGTATTACAAGAAGACAACGCTCCATGACGCGGATGTAGAGTTATTCGTCCTCAAGCACTTTATCCGGATGGGATTCGAGCGCCGCTATATGAGTATCAAGAGATACGAGAGGCTTTGCGCTTACATCGAGGAAATCGGCAAGATGCTTGGCGGCTGGATAAAAGCAGCGGAGAAGCGCTAA
- a CDS encoding phage tail protein I, with amino-acid sequence MIDADYKIAKHLPESIDKAPVPDLAQAVDMALSGINSDLLLIYPAIDNLPEALIDHLAAQMHVDEYDDSDLTAKRKQVKESFLLHRYKGTKYAVQQAITTVHKSALIQEWTEYGGDPYHFRVKLSTGTLGDATIIDKMTRAINAYKNVRSWLDYFVVFASNPFKLNSCKRDDSCIPETHKTTWITEIAFKTGLNKSCGTVERTENNVVRIEHHETIFSGKKINGKFRRIDLNNSQSYKKQWTTTQTTQKKGRIFNTGGYSLNNVGITRIKKIDIGYDKEVIEKQFTRGTTNNGAVKIIPKDQTLHITHRWKTFRADTMNGEKDICLNGGQVQKHEKSEVKITHTTMKTFVGALTNGKRLTNNSPTTTIRRTVHTPIYKNIIQKPGATLLNMTDHTTKKRAVETTIPGKIIKRFSPTKGVILNSHALMGYIKIQKG; translated from the coding sequence TTAATTCAGACTTATTATTGATTTATCCCGCTATCGACAATTTGCCAGAAGCGCTGATTGATCATCTAGCAGCGCAAATGCATGTAGATGAATATGACGATTCTGACTTGACGGCAAAAAGGAAACAAGTCAAAGAGTCATTCTTGCTACATAGATACAAAGGAACGAAATACGCTGTACAGCAAGCCATTACTACCGTACATAAATCAGCGCTCATACAAGAATGGACAGAATACGGCGGAGATCCGTATCATTTCAGAGTCAAACTATCGACCGGCACTTTAGGCGATGCAACGATAATTGATAAAATGACACGAGCAATTAACGCATACAAAAACGTCAGGTCATGGCTAGACTATTTTGTCGTATTTGCCAGCAATCCGTTTAAACTCAATAGTTGCAAACGAGATGATTCATGCATTCCAGAGACGCACAAAACAACATGGATAACGGAAATCGCTTTTAAAACAGGGCTAAACAAATCATGCGGCACAGTAGAAAGGACAGAAAATAACGTAGTCCGAATCGAACACCACGAAACTATATTTTCGGGGAAAAAGATAAATGGAAAATTTAGACGCATAGATCTGAACAACAGCCAGTCATATAAAAAGCAGTGGACTACCACCCAAACTACTCAGAAAAAGGGAAGAATATTTAACACTGGAGGATACTCCCTAAACAATGTTGGAATTACTCGAATAAAGAAAATCGACATTGGATATGACAAGGAGGTCATCGAAAAGCAATTCACACGGGGAACCACAAACAACGGAGCTGTTAAAATTATCCCCAAAGACCAGACACTGCATATAACACACAGATGGAAAACCTTTAGAGCCGATACGATGAACGGGGAAAAAGATATCTGCTTAAACGGTGGACAGGTACAAAAACATGAAAAAAGCGAAGTAAAAATAACGCATACGACAATGAAAACCTTCGTCGGCGCGCTCACCAACGGGAAGCGGTTGACTAATAATAGCCCGACCACCACCATACGTCGGACAGTCCATACGCCAATCTATAAAAATATTATACAGAAGCCTGGAGCCACACTGCTAAATATGACGGATCATACAACAAAAAAAAGAGCAGTTGAAACGACCATCCCGGGGAAAATTATCAAGCGCTTTTCGCCAACAAAGGGGGTGATTTTAAATAGTCATGCATTGATGGGATACATTAAAATTCAGAAAGGATAA
- a CDS encoding reverse transcriptase domain-containing protein, translating to MQFAQSLEENLIEIQNELIWREYRVGKYHEFYVRDPKRRLIMALPSRDRVVQWAIYRQLNPILDRRYLSTSYGCRIGGGAHRAVAKLKEYLRLQTGTAYILKMDVSKYFYRIDHDVLMGILERIVKDRGLLWLLHEIIYSDHDFGIATDDYDFTGERLSSVGMPIGNLSSQMFANLYLNEADQYAKRILKCKYYIRYMDDVIVVSNDRARLWEVWRAMDDFMRERLRLKLNAKTCIRSEVQGVDFCGYRIWRDHIRLRKKSALKMKHRLRWLKRAYARGEVDIQTVAASLTSYFGLLSHCDSYELRKSILNNLVLVRKRKEGNK from the coding sequence ATGCAATTCGCGCAGAGCCTTGAGGAAAATCTTATCGAGATTCAGAATGAGCTGATTTGGCGAGAATACCGCGTAGGGAAGTATCACGAATTTTACGTGCGAGATCCGAAACGCAGACTAATCATGGCGTTGCCGTCTCGCGACCGTGTTGTACAATGGGCGATTTACCGGCAGCTCAATCCGATTCTCGACCGGAGGTATTTATCAACTTCCTACGGATGCAGGATCGGCGGCGGCGCGCATCGCGCGGTTGCGAAGCTCAAAGAATATTTACGACTACAGACCGGCACAGCCTACATTCTGAAAATGGACGTCAGCAAGTACTTTTACCGTATCGACCACGATGTACTCATGGGGATCTTGGAGCGCATCGTGAAAGACCGCGGGCTACTTTGGTTACTACATGAGATTATCTATAGCGACCACGATTTCGGCATCGCGACCGATGATTACGACTTCACGGGCGAGCGGCTTTCCAGCGTCGGAATGCCTATCGGGAACCTTTCTTCGCAGATGTTCGCGAACCTATACCTCAACGAAGCAGACCAATATGCGAAACGCATCTTGAAGTGCAAGTACTACATCCGGTATATGGACGATGTTATCGTCGTGAGCAACGACCGTGCGAGGCTTTGGGAAGTCTGGCGCGCGATGGACGATTTTATGCGCGAGAGGCTACGACTCAAGCTCAACGCAAAGACTTGTATCCGATCCGAGGTGCAGGGCGTTGACTTCTGCGGATACCGGATCTGGCGCGACCATATCCGACTCAGGAAAAAGAGCGCGCTCAAGATGAAGCACCGCCTTCGGTGGCTAAAAAGAGCCTACGCTCGCGGAGAAGTCGACATACAGACCGTCGCCGCTTCACTAACAAGCTATTTCGGACTATTGTCACACTGCGATAGCTACGAGCTCAGGAAGAGTATACTGAACAACCTTGTACTGGTTAGAAAGCGAAAGGAGGGAAATAAATGA
- a CDS encoding N-acetylmuramoyl-L-alanine amidase family protein, which translates to MKVFINPGHDIKYDSGAVHYDADGNVDLRECDVAAKIGTAVQKYLEAAGCECRLLQSDNLYYDSNYDDRPVAVCDDANDWPADVFVSIHCNAANGQARGTEVECYSRMSNGGNLAQCIQDQIVSALGTVDRGVKEMPGLIVLRHTDMPAVLVETAFIDNDDDAALLTDKWDNFARAIARGVTDYECSLQ; encoded by the coding sequence ATGAAGGTATTTATCAATCCGGGCCATGATATTAAGTATGATAGTGGCGCAGTACATTATGATGCGGATGGAAATGTAGATTTGCGCGAATGCGATGTAGCAGCCAAAATCGGTACTGCTGTGCAAAAATATCTTGAAGCAGCTGGATGTGAATGCCGACTATTACAGTCGGACAATCTTTACTATGATAGCAACTACGACGACCGCCCGGTAGCTGTCTGCGACGATGCGAATGACTGGCCGGCAGATGTATTTGTCAGCATCCATTGTAATGCCGCCAACGGCCAGGCCCGCGGCACGGAAGTAGAGTGTTACAGCCGCATGAGCAACGGGGGGAACCTCGCGCAGTGCATCCAGGACCAGATTGTCAGCGCACTGGGCACCGTAGACCGCGGCGTCAAAGAGATGCCGGGACTCATCGTACTGCGCCATACCGATATGCCGGCCGTACTCGTAGAGACAGCATTTATTGACAATGACGATGACGCGGCCCTACTTACAGACAAGTGGGATAACTTCGCCAGGGCTATTGCACGTGGCGTAACAGATTATGAATGTAGCTTACAGTAA
- a CDS encoding SUMF1/EgtB/PvdO family nonheme iron enzyme: MESFIIDKDRKAIEHASGGKNTLVYDNAGNPSVMVVVPKFNLEDVDPSGTLGTGTHPAFIVHGKEVPEIMISKYQNIVVSGRAYSLAHEDPANWINFDASKAACEAKGRGWHLMSRLEWAAIEQWCHKNGFMPRGNTNYGKAHDAAHEHGVIGRDSRTLTGSGPQSWNHDNTPYGISDLCGNVWEWNDGYKTVDGKLYAVGEDGVVMNNFDNQNAYKNLTGFVDLGACYNSTVAGDANKENHNIGKYNIAATVTNKQYTGGSTEEYYAENGSKITEVAAASGFTIPKSVYQLGIALPSTWTDVDDYSWVRNYGERLPIAGGDWLNGSDAGVFALYVSRHRSFAYGDIGFRSAYIAI; this comes from the coding sequence ATGGAAAGTTTCATCATTGACAAAGACCGCAAAGCCATTGAACACGCGAGCGGCGGCAAGAACACACTTGTATACGACAACGCGGGCAACCCGTCCGTCATGGTTGTTGTTCCGAAATTCAACCTGGAAGATGTTGACCCGTCCGGCACGCTCGGCACGGGCACGCACCCGGCTTTTATTGTCCACGGTAAAGAAGTTCCAGAAATTATGATTTCTAAATATCAGAACATCGTAGTCAGCGGTCGCGCGTACTCTCTTGCGCACGAAGATCCTGCGAACTGGATTAACTTTGACGCATCGAAAGCCGCTTGCGAAGCGAAGGGCCGAGGATGGCATCTGATGAGTCGTCTTGAATGGGCAGCCATCGAGCAGTGGTGCCATAAGAACGGCTTTATGCCACGCGGCAACACGAATTACGGCAAAGCTCACGACGCGGCGCACGAACACGGCGTCATTGGCCGCGACAGCAGGACACTCACGGGCAGTGGCCCGCAGAGCTGGAACCACGACAACACGCCATATGGCATTTCTGACCTTTGTGGCAATGTTTGGGAGTGGAACGACGGCTACAAGACGGTTGACGGCAAGCTGTATGCGGTCGGTGAAGATGGCGTAGTTATGAATAATTTTGACAACCAAAATGCCTATAAAAACTTGACCGGATTTGTCGACCTCGGGGCTTGCTACAACTCTACTGTTGCGGGCGACGCGAACAAGGAAAACCACAATATTGGTAAGTACAATATCGCGGCAACCGTTACGAATAAGCAGTACACCGGAGGTTCGACCGAAGAATATTACGCGGAGAACGGCAGTAAAATCACCGAGGTCGCTGCGGCTTCCGGCTTCACGATTCCGAAGAGCGTTTACCAGCTCGGCATTGCGCTCCCTTCTACGTGGACCGATGTCGATGACTATTCTTGGGTACGCAATTACGGCGAACGGCTCCCGATCGCTGGCGGCGATTGGCTCAACGGTTCGGACGCGGGAGTTTTCGCGCTGTACGTCTCTCGCCATCGGTCGTTCGCGTACGGCGACATCGGGTTCCGCTCCGCTTACATTGCGATTTGA